GACTCACCACCTACGATTACCCAGTCAATTCCTTCCAGATTAAGGCTAGGTATAGGTCCGAGGAGAGGTTCCAACGAGAGAAATTTGACTTTTGCCCCTGTATTACGAAGATGGTCTATTCGGAATGTATAATCCTCATTCTCGACGCTAACGCCCATCCAGACGTTTTCGGCCCAGGGCAGTTTTGAATCTAACTCAACCAGTCTCTCAGTTCTCTTGGTTAATATCTGATAATTGTGCCAGCGAGCTGTTTTCATAGTGTCAAACGCGCTTAAAATAAACTCTTCAGAAACTTCTTCATGGAACAGGTCGCTCATCGAATTCACGAATATCATTTGTGGCTTTTTCCATTTGAGTGGGAGGCTGAGCAACTGATAATGCATGGTGGACTTGAATCCATTGGCGTATCTACGGTGGCCCATTGCTTGCAGTCTTAATGCCATGCGCTCCGCATAGCAGTTCTTGCAAGCGGGACTGACTTTACTGCAGCCAGTCACCGGGTTCCATGTCGATTGTGTCCATTCTATTGACGATAACGCGGCCATAAAGCAATGCCTACCTAGTGTACTTTTTGAAAATATCTTTAACTATATCTTTAACTATTTTATCAGCCACCCATTGTTGAGAAGCGAAGAAAAGGTAGTATATGACAGAACCCCGCGAGTTGCGCATCGCAAGTGGTTGCGGCACGTATTCGAATCCCGCGACTTCGAGTAATCTTTTTCGAAAAGCTTGCGCAATCGTCTTATTGGTCATCTTTAATTCCTTGTCCCCTCCAAATAGACTAGGTACTTGGCTATAGGCAACAGTTCTCCAGGATTCGTCACCCCAATATGCATTCATGCGCTCGATATCCGCCCTGTCCACACCATCGACATTTCGCCAGAATACATTACGATTCATGTCTGCTACTGGGAAGTTCAGGAACATATCAATAGTTTTCATTTGTCCAGCAGTCTCTATTACTTGCCAGTTAAGATGAAGACCATACGGATCAAGGAGACAAAGGCCCCTACGATAATCCCTGTACTGCACTTTTGGGAATACTTCTTTGAGTAATTTCTCATTGCAGTCGCCCTCGTAGATGTGGACCT
This is a stretch of genomic DNA from Chloroflexota bacterium. It encodes these proteins:
- a CDS encoding phage Gp37/Gp68 family protein; translated protein: MAALSSIEWTQSTWNPVTGCSKVSPACKNCYAERMALRLQAMGHRRYANGFKSTMHYQLLSLPLKWKKPQMIFVNSMSDLFHEEVSEEFILSAFDTMKTARWHNYQILTKRTERLVELDSKLPWAENVWMGVSVENEDYTFRIDHLRNTGAKVKFLSLEPLLGPIPSLNLEGIDWVIVGGESGPRPRKMEMSWVLDIRDKCQNVGISFFFKQWGGRSKRKSGRELEGRTWDEIPAPKSQNL
- the tcmP gene encoding three-Cys-motif partner protein TcmP, encoding MGLKLDRIGYWSEIKLDILRQYAQAYSTILTNTNLYHVYIDAFAGAGRHISRRTGDLIPGSPIIALEIVPPFKEYFFIDIDSSKVSELTKNTSHRPEVHIYEGDCNEKLLKEVFPKVQYRDYRRGLCLLDPYGLHLNWQVIETAGQMKTIDMFLNFPVADMNRNVFWRNVDGVDRADIERMNAYWGDESWRTVAYSQVPSLFGGDKELKMTNKTIAQAFRKRLLEVAGFEYVPQPLAMRNSRGSVIYYLFFASQQWVADKIVKDIVKDIFKKYTR